The DNA segment CCCGCGCGGCCATCAGGTCCGAAATCCAAGCACGCGCGGTCATGAAACCGCCCGCAAAGCCCCTGATTGATCAGCTTGTCGGGGGTACCCGCAACTTCCAGCACATCGCCAAAAGGCGCGAACGCGTCTGCGGTCAGGGGGCTGGCGGTCAGGGTTTGCATCACGTCTGGCTCCGATACTTGTGGCGGCGTGGAATTGAGTATTTTCAGCAAGAAAATGCGATCAGGGCAGGATTTCCTTCAGTCGCAATTCGGCAATGCGTTCGACTTGTCGGCAGGCCTTGGCGAATTCGGTTTCTGTGTCATTGGCAAGGCGGGTCTCAAAAGCGCTGAGGATGGTGGCCTTGGTGTTGTCGCGCACGGCGATGATGAAGGGAAAGCCGTGCTTGTCGACATAGGCGGTGTTCAGGTTTTGGAAGTGGATGCGTTCGTCATCAGTGAGCGCGTCCAGCCCTGCGCTGGCTTGTTCCTGCGTTGATTCGGCGGTCAGGCGTTTCGCGGCGGCCAGTTTTCCGGCCAGATCGGGGTGGGCGCGCAAGACGGCCATGCGTGCATCGCGTGGTGCCGAACGGAACGCACGCGCCATCGCATTGGCAAGCCCAATGGCACTGTCATGTGCGGGCCCAAGCTCAAGATCATAGGCGCGTTCGGCGACCCATGCGGAATGCTCATAGATGCCACCGAAACGCGCGATGAAATCAGGTTTGTCCATCTGGCTGGGGCGGGTGCGGCGCTGGTGAGGATGGGTCTTGGCCCAGTGCTGCGCGATGTCGATCCGGCGCGCGAACCAGACGCCTTCATGCGCCAGCGCATGATCGAGAAAGCGCATCAGCCCCGCGATCTTGCCCGGACGCCCGATCAGACGGCAATGCAGCCCGATGGACAACATCTTGGGCGCGCCCGCCTCGCCTTCGGCATAGAGCACATCGAACGCATCCTTGAGATAGCTTTCAAAATCTGCACCCGTCACCCATCCGGGGGAGGTGGCGAAGCGCATGTCATTGGCTTCCAGCGTGTAGGGCAGGATCATCTGGTCACGCGGGCCAAACTCCATCCAATGCGGCAGGTCATCGTCATATGTGTCTGAAATCCAGTCAAATTGTCCCGTCTCTGCCGCCAACCGGACGGTGTTAATTGACGCGCGCCCCGTATACCAGCCGAGCGGGGGGGTACCCACAACCTCTGTGTGCAGGCGGATTGCTTCTGCGATGGCGGCGCGCTCTTCCTCTTCGGGCATGTCGCGGTGCTCGACCCATTTCAGGCCGTGGCTGGCGATTTCCCACTCGGCCGCTTTCATCGCAGCGACCTGTTCGGGGTTACGGGCCAGCGCTGAGGCGACGCCGTAGATCGTAACCGGAAGTTTGCGCGCAGTGAACAGCCGGTGCAGCCGCCAGAACCCCGCCCGCGCCCCGTAGTCATAGATCGATTCCATGTTCCAGTGGCGCTGTCCGGGCCAGGGTGCGGCGCCCGGAATGTCAGACAGGAACCCCTCGGAGGCCGCATCACCATGCAGCAGGCAGTTCTCGCCCCCCTCTTCATAATTCAGCACCAGCGAGATGGCGAGTTTCGCGCCATTGGGCCATTGGGCATCGGGCGGTGTTGCGCCATGGCCAGTCAGGTTGCGGGGGTAGCGTTGCACAAGGGGCCTCCGGATCTTCAGGTTGATTATGTGATAAAGCAGAATAATCATTTCCGCTTTCTGTCAATTTTTGAAAGACCTCAAGGCGTGGGCAGATGCAAGGGGCTGGTATGTCAGCGCATTGCGCTGCAAGATCAGGCAGATTGCATCTTGAAAGGGATCACCATGGCCGGATTTCTGACCACTCATGTTCTGGACACAGCGCGCGGCCTGCCAGCGGCGGGCATGACGATAACTTTGTTTCGGTTGGACGGGGATGCGCGTGTGGAACTGGCACAACATATCACCAATGCCGATGGACGTACCGACAGCCCGATACTGCCGCAAGGCGCATTCTCGACAGGGCAGTATGAGTTGCTGTTTGCTGCTGGGGAATACCTGTGCGCGACAGGGCAGGCAGGGGCGGACCCACTGTTTCTGGACGAAATCCCGATCCGCTTCGGCATCAGCGACCCAGACAGCCACTACCATGTGCCCCTTTTGCTGTCACCTTTCAGCTTTTCAACCTATCGCGGCAGCTGAGCGCAGCGCGCCTCTGCCTCCGACAAGGCAGTTTTGATGCGCAGGGCAATGAAATCGGTGAAAATCGTGACCTTCGGGTCGCGCAACCGCCTGTGCGGGGTGAGCGAGGCCAGTGTGACCGGCAACGGCGGGCTTGCTGTGGCAACTGGAACAAGCGCGCCGCTGAGCAAATGTTCCACCACCTCGAAAACCGGTTTCAGAATGATCCCGCGCCCCGCCAGCGCCCAGCTTGTCAGCACATCCCCATCATCCGATTCAAAGGGTCCGGTAATCTTGAACCGCTGCGGACCGTCTGCTGTCTGCAAGCGCCACTGAAATTCACGCGCGCCAGGAAAGCGCAGGTTCAGGCAATCGTGGCGCTCGCGCACAAGGGCCGCGCCGTCCTCGGGCATGCCGCGCCGCGCAATATAGGCAGGAGCGGCACATAGGATACGCGGGCATTCTGCAATGACCCGCATCTTGAGCGCGGAATCTTCCAGTGGTCCAAGGTGAAAAGCGACATCCAGCCCCTCTGCGGTCACATCAATGCTGCGATCCGACAGGCGCAGGCGCAACTCAATCTCGGGGTTTTCATCCTTGAAAATGGGAACATGCGGGGCAATCAGCCGTCGCCCAATGCCAAGGGGTGCCGCCACAAACAGCACGCCACGTGGCTGCGCTGTGGCGTGGGTCAGCGCCGCTTCCGCCTCGGATACGGCTTCGAGGATCTTTAGCGCGCCCTCATAGAATAACTGCCCGTTCGAGGTCGGCTTGAGCGAACGTGTGGTGCGGTTGAACAAGCGCACGCCCAGATGCTTCTCCAACTCGGCCATCCGCGCCGAGGCCACCGCAGGAGAGGTGCGCTGATCGCGTGCAGCCGCCGACATGCTGCCCAATTCATAGACACGCACGAACATTCTGACATTGCTGAGATAGGCCATGATGATTTTCAGGATGAAATTGAAAGTGCTGGGTGTTTTCATGGATTAACAGAAAGTGGCGCGCCGGTATAGGGTGACCCAACACGCGAGATGGAAAGGGTGAACAAAATGCTGGAACTGGCTGTCTGGGGGGCATGGGCGGAATTCGCCATACGCTGGCTGCATGTGGTGACAGCGATCGCCTGGATCGGGTCCAGCTTTTACTTCATTGCGCTTGATCTGGGACTGCGCAAATCGCCGGACTTGCCCAAAGGCGCATATGGGGAGGAATGGCAGGTCCATGGCGGCGGCTTCTACCATATCCAGAAATATCTGGTCGCGCCTGACCGCTTGCCAGAGCATCTGATCTGGCACAAATGGCAAAGTTATGTGACATGGTTGTCGGGTTTTGCCCTGTTAGCGCTGGTCTATTATGTCGGCGCAGAGTTTTATCTGATTGACGCGGAAACGATGGACCTTGCCGTGTGGCAGGCCATCACGATTTCCATCGCGTCCCTTGCGCTGGGTTGGGTTATCTATGATCGCCTGTGCAAATCCCGCTTTGGCGAAGACAATACCCGCCTGATGATGCTCTTGTTTGTGCTGCTGGTAATCATGTCTTGGGGCTATACGCAGGTGTTTACAGGGCGCGCAGCCCTGCTGCATCTGGGCGCTTTCACCGCCACGATCATGTCGGCCAATGTGTTCATGATCATCATTCCGAACCAGAAAATCGTCGTGGCAGATTTGCGCGCGGGCCGCACTCCGGATGCAAAATACGGGAAGATCGCCAAGCAGCGGTCCACCCATAACAACTACCTGACCCTGCCGGTGATCTTTCTGATGCTGTCCAACCATTACCCGCTGGCGTTTGCATCAGAATATAACTGGTTGATTGCCGGTCTGGTGTTCCTGATGGGGGTCACGATCCGGCATTTCTTCAACACGATGCATATGGGGGGCGGCTATAAATGGTGGACATGGGGGGCGACAACCGCATTGTTTGTCGCGATTATCCTGCTCTCAAGCGTTGGACAGGCAGCCCGCGAGGACGAAGATCTTGCCAGCCTGCCGCCCTCGGTTGCGCGCTTCACGCAAGACGCACAATTCGAAGATGTCTATTGGACCGTCGTGGGCCATTGCTCGATGTGCCATGCAGATGATCCGGTCTGGCCGGGGCTGCATTGGGCCCCCAAAGGCATCAAGTTGGAAACTGAAGCACAGGTCGCACGTGCCGCCCAGACGATCTATCTGCAATCGGGCATCAGCCATGCCATGCCTCCGGGCGACACGGTTCTGATGGATGCACAGGCCAGAGATGAAATCGCAGACTGGTATCGTCGTGTGACCGGCTCGTGACATTTTCTTGCGAAAAATACTCTGGGGGAGGTCCGCGTAGCGGAACGGGGGCGAAGCCCCCTAGCACGTAAAATCTTGAAAGCCCCGCCCTCTTGGGCGGGGCTTTCGCATTCAGATCAAGCGGGTCTCAGCCGATTGCGGCTTGTTTCACTTCGTCATCGATGAAGGGCACATATTGCGCGAAATTCTCGGCGAACATGGCAATCAGCTTGGCCGCCTGCCGGTCATAGGCATCCGTATCTTCCCATGTGCGGCGCGGGTCCAGAAGAACATCTGCCACACCGGGCACCGAGACGGGCACATCAAAGCCGAAATTCCGATCGCGGCGGAACTCTACCCCTGACAATGACCCGTCCAATGCGGCACTCAGCAGCGCGCGCGTCGCCTTGATCGGCATACGCGAGCCGGTGCCATAGGCGCCGCCCGTCCAGCCGGTGTTGACCAACCAGCAATCCGCGCCGAATTGGGCAATCTTGTTTTGCAACAGCTTGCCATAGACTTCGGGACGGCGTGGCATGAAGGGGGCGCCAAAGCAGGTCGAGAATGTCGGCTGTGGTTCCGTAACCCCCTGTTCGGTGCCCGCCACTTTCGAGGTGAAGCCGGACAGGAAGTGATACATCGCCTGCGCAGGGGTCAGACGTGCGATCGGGGGCAAAACACCAAACGCATCGCAGGTCAGCATGATGATATTCTGGGGCACACCCCCAAGTGAGGTGGGCGAGGCATTCGAGATGGCCTCCAACGGGTAGGCGACCCGTGTATTCGCCGTCAGGCTGTCATCGGTGAAATCCAGCTCCAGCGTGTCGGGGTCATAAACCATATTCTCGACGACGCTGCCGAAACGGCTGGTTGTGGCAAAAATCTCCGGCTCTGCCTCTGCGTCCAGATTGATGGTCTTGGCGTAGCACCCACCCTCGAAATTGAAAATGCCGGTGTCGGACCAGCCATGTTCGTCATCGCCGATCAGAACGCGCGTCGGATCTGCCGAAAGGGTTGTTTTCCCTGTGCCTGACAGGCCAAAGAACACAGCCGCATCGTCAATGTCGTTCAACCCGTGATTGGCCGAGCAATGCATCGGCATGATGCCTTTTTCTGGCAGCAGATAATTCAGCAAAGTGAAGACAGATTTCTTGTTTTCGCCCGCATAGGCCGTGTTGGCAATCAGGATCAGCTTGCGCGACAGGTTCAGCGCGATCACGGTTTCTGAACGGCAGCCGTGGCGTGCCGGATCAGCCTTGAAGCTGGGGCAGTTGATGATGGTGAATTCCGGATCGAATGTCGGCAGTTCTTCGGCTGCCGGACGGCGCAGCAAATGGCGGATGAACAGCCCATGCCATGCCAGTTCCGTGACAACGCGCACATCCAGCCTGTGGGCCGGGTCCGCGCCGCCATACAGGTCTTGGACAAAAAGCTCTTGCCCTTTCACATGCTCCAGCATGTCTGCATGCAGCCTGTCAAAGGCTTCCGGCGACATGGGGGCGTTGTTTTCCCACCAGATTTTATCTTCGACATCTGAGGTACGTACGACGAATTTGTCTTTTGGCGAGCGGCCCGTATGCACGCCGGTCGAGGCCAGAAATGCACCGCCCAAGCCCAGCCGCCCTTCGTCGCGCTTGAGGGCCGCCTCGATCAAGGCAGGCTCCAGCAGGTTATAATGTACCTGCGCGGTGCCGGTAATTCCTTGATGTTCCAAGCGTTTGTTTGGGTTGACTCTGGGTGTAGTCATTTTCACTGCTCCATATGGCGCATGATCCATGGTTCGAACCGGGTTGCGGGCGGACGACAAGAAAGGGCGTAGTGCAGAAGACAAAGTCCCCACGCCTTGCCTATAACACCACGATTGCGGCAAAGCATAGGCTCGTTCGGCGCAGTTAGCGCAATCAAGCTTCCGTTAGCGCAACATTCATAAATTTCTGGCATGCTGAGTGTTGCTATTTCGCATTGCAAACGACGAATCATGGGGCACGTCTCGTGCTTTGCGTTGATTTCAGTTGCTTTTTTTGGGGGTTTGCTGGACTGTAAGGCAAAATTGTGGCGCATATGCCGAGGTGAGCAGTAAAAAAGGACAGTTAAATGTCTAAAATAGCTTTAGTTGATGATGACCGTAACATTTTGACATCTGTTTCGATCTGCCTCGAAGCTGAGGGGTTTGAGGTGGAAACGTATAATGACGGGCAAGCCGCGTTTGACGCGTTCAGCCGTAAAATGCCTGACATGGCTGTGCTGGACATGAAAATGCCGCGCATGGACGGGATGGAGCTTTTGCAACGGCTACGTCAGAAGTCGCAGATGCCAATCATCTTTCTGACATCCAAAGATGACGAGATTGACGAAGTTCTGGGGCTTCGCATGGGCGCGGATGACTATGTCACAAAGCCCTTCTCTCAGCGCTTGCTGGTGGAACGCATCCGCGCGCTTTTGCGGCGCAAACAAGCCAATGAAGCTGGCCCTGACGCGTCGGAAGAGGCCAAGGTCATGGTCCGCGGCCAGCTGGAAATGGACCCGCTGCGCCATCAGGTTAAATGGAAGGGCGAAGATGTGACGCTGACAGTGACAGAATTTCTGTTGCTGCAAGCCCTTGCGCAACGTCCGGGCGTTGTGAAATCGCGCGATCAATTGATGGATGTGGCGTATGAGGATCAGGTTTATGTCGATGACCGCACAATCGACAGCCATATCAAGCGCCTGCGCAAGAAAATGCGCAACGCCGACCCTGAATTTTCGTCGATAGAGACACTTTACGGTATTGGTTACAAATATAACGAAGCCTGACAAAAGATCGGGCGACATAACCCCATAAAAAGCGAGCGGGTGAGCAGGTGCAGACGGAGGCCACGACAGCGAGAGCTGACATCGTTATTGGCGATGATTGGGTCGGACCGGGGGATGCGGTCGAAACCGAAGTGCGTGCGTCGCGTGCGCGCCGCGGTTTCCTTAGCATCTCCGGCTCGCCGCTCGCGCGCAAGATTGCCATGTTCAACCTTGTGGCACTGGTTGTCTTGATCCTTGGGATCATGTTCACTAACCCGTTCCGGCATTCCCTTTTGGATCAGCAAGCCCAGATGATGGGCAATACCGTGCAAATGGTTGCGGATATCGTCTCGATCAGCGGTGATCTTGATGCTGCGCGCGATATCCTTGCCGCCCGACTGTCCTTCGATGAACGCTTCGAGTTGATGTTTGTGAATGCCGACGGTCAGGTCTTGGGGCGTATGGGCGGGACCGAGAGAACCGACACGCAACGGTTTTCCGAACGCGCCACCCCGATAAGCGACCTTCTTGGGGCGATCTGGTCGGGAATGTCATTTCTGACACGCACCCAGACCGAAATCCCCGCCGAAGAAGCATTCGTCCAGATTGCCCCAACAATGTTCGAGCGCAATCAGGCAGGCGAGCGGGCAAGCTACACCTATCGTGACACGTCCGACGGTATGTGGATTGCAGCCAGTGCAGCGGTTATTCAGAATAATGAAATCCTCGGGGCGGTATTCTTGCGGCGCAACTCCGATGATATCGCGCGCATGATGCGCATCGAGCGCGAGCAACTTTTGCAATTCTTCCTGATTGCCGTCGTTGTATCCGTAGGGCTGAGCCTTGTGCTTGCGTCGACCATCGCAAACCCGCTTGCCGATCTGGCAATGGCGGCGGAACTGGGCAAGCGTCGTGATGCGCGCAAAAATTCGCCCGGCGGACGTGTCCGCATTCCCGACCTGTCAGGGCGACCGGATGAAATTGGCGATCTTTCGCGGGCCATGCGCGGCATCGTCAACGCCCTGTATGACCGGGTCGAGGCGAATGAGAGATTTGCGGCTGACGTCTCGCATGAGATCAAGAATCCGCTTGCGTCGTTGCGCTCGGCGGTGGGCAGTTTGCGCATGGCAAAACGCGAAGATCAGATCATTCGGTTGCTGGATGTCATTGAACACGATGTGCGCAGGCTTGACCGGTTGGTGTCGGATACCTCCAATTCATCGCGTCTGGATTCCGAGCTTGTAAAGGAAGAACAGGAAGAATTTGATCTGGTGAACCTGCTCAACAATCTGTGCGAGCACTTGTCACATGAAGCGCGTGAAAAAGGCGTCGAGTTCATTAAAATTCTTCCCGATAATCCCGTTCTGGTCACAGGGCTTGAAGGGCGGTTGGCGCAGGTAATTGTCAATCTTATCACCAATGCGATTTCGTTTTGCAGCGATGGCGATGCGGTGCGGGTCTGGGCGCGCCAGCGCCATGACCGGGTGCTGATCGTGGTCGAGGATACAGGGCCGGGGATTCCAGAGAATGCCTTGAAAAAGGTATTCCAGCGCTTTTACTCGGAACGACCGCCGCAGCAATTTGGCAATCATTCTGGCCTTGGGCCGGCAATATCCAAGCAAATCATTGAAGCGCATCAAGGTGTTATTTGGGCTGAGAATATTCGCGCAAGTGACGCTCCTGATAATAGCGCGTCGCTTGGTGCGCGGTTCGTGGTCGGTTTGCCGTTGTGAGTCTGGTGATTGCGGCAGATCGGGTTCATGGCTCTGCCGTAGCATTCGAAGACTGTGGCAAATATCAAGCGCTGCTTATTCTTGGAAAGTCGGGCGCAGGAAAGTCTGAACTGGCGCTTGAGTTGATGGCTATTGGCGCGGTGCTGGTCTCCGATGACCAGACTCACTTGCGCCGCGCAGGTACAGAGGTTCTCTGCCGCGCGCCGCAGGCTATTCGCGGCCTGATCGAAATGCGTGGTCTGGGAATTTTGCGCGCCGAGACAGTGGCAGAGGCGCCTTTGGTCGCGGTGGTGGACCTCGATCAGATGGAAACCAAGCGCCTGCCGGAGCGCGGTGTTGCAGATGTCCTTGGCGTTGCGATGCCGTGTCTTCGCAACTGCGCGAGCAGGGCTTTCCCAGCGGGTTTGAAGCAATATGTGACGTCTCGAACACGAGAGCGTTGGCAGGACACACCGTAATGATACAGGAGCCCGGACAAACCACAAGCGCCGCGCGGCTAGTGCTGCTGACCGGTCCATCCGGGGCAGGGCGCAGCACAGCCCTGAAAGCGCTGGAGGATGTCGGGTTCGAGGCGATAGACAATATGCCAATTTCGCTTGTGCGTCCGCTAGTGGCCGCACCGTTGGAACGGCCTTTGGCATTGGTGCTGGATTCGCGCAATCGGGATTTCTCGGTCAATGCGTTGCTGGCGCTTGTTGCGGATCTGAGGACAGCCTCGCAGTTCAGGTTTGATCTGGTGTTTCTGGATTGTCCTATGGCCGCCTTGATCCGGCGCTTTTCCGAGACGCGCAGGCGTCACCCTCTTAGCCCTGATGGCACTGTGCGCGACGGGGTGGCGTTGGAAGCGCGTCTGCTTGGCCCCGTGCGTTTGCGCGCAGATGTCCTGATCGAGACTGAAACCCTGACCCCCCATGATCTGCGCGCACGGTTGCACATGCTGTTTGGGGATACGCCCGGCCAGTCAATGCGCGTGCAGATCGAGTCGTTCTCGTATAAGCGTGGTATTCCGGCAGGTGTTGATCTGGTCTTTGACTGCCGGTTTCTCAGCAACCCGCACTGGGAGCAGAGATTGCGGGCATTGGATGGGCGCGACCCAGAGGTTGCCGCGTTTGTTGCTTCGGATATTCGGTTTGATAAGTTCTTCTGGCGCGTTCACGATCTGGTTGAAAGCTTGCTTCCGGAATACGCGCAAGAGCGGAAAACACAGCTGACAATCGGGTTCGGTTGCACCGGTGGGCAACACAGATCGGTTGCAACTGCCGAAAAACTGGCAAATACGCTTGCGCAGACGGAGTGGCAGGTGTCTAAACGACACAGGGAACTGGAACGTATCGCGGCGCAAACCGCGATCACAGGAAACGAATAAGGTTTGTTCGTGATCGGAATCGTGATCGTAGCCCATGGGGGACTTGCGCGAGAGTATCTCGCGGCTATTGAGCATGTGATCGGCAAACAAGCCGGTATTGCAGCTATTTCCATTGAGTATGATCACGACCGTACTGCCAAAAAGGCAGAGATTGCTGCCGCCGCAAACGCTGTCGATAAAGGGGCCGGTGTTGTTGTGGTGACGGATATGTTTGGTGGGTCCCCCTCAAACCTGTCATTGCCAGCATGCGCAGGTCATGACCGGCGCATAATTTACGGTGCGAATCTTCCGATGTTGATCAAGCTGGCAAAGTCGCGCGGTTTGGAACTACAGGCGGCGACCTCTGCGGCACTGGAAGCAGGGCGCAAATACATCAATTCAATAGAGATCGGGCGTTAAGCTGCGAGAACAGGGTTCACACAACTAATGACAGAATTCGATCTTGAGATCATTAATGAAAAAGGTCTGCACGCACGGGCATCGGCAAAATTCGTCGAGGTGGTTGAAGCGCATAGCGCAACTGCCGAAGTCATGAAGGACGGGATGAGCGTTCCGGGCGATTCCATCATGGGACTGCTGATGCTGGCGGCATCTCGGGGGACATCTATTCGAGTCAAAGTGTCGGGTGACGACGCTGAAGCGCTTGCAACAGCCCTGCGAAAGCTGGTGTCGGACCGCTTCGGCGAGGGTATGTAGCCGTAGGTTGCACACATTTTCGCCATAACCTGTGTATGATTTATCACATATCCGTCAAGGCAGCCTGAAATCAGAGTTTATCGTGTAATCGGGTGGAACCTTCCTTTATCATGCTAGTGCCTCGCTTCGGGGTATTTGACAGCTTTGATTTTTTCTGAATCTCTGTGGAGCGTAGCAGCTTTCTGGGGGTGAGATGATGACAAGAGGGTGCAAGCCGAAGTATGTAGTTCGACTGACGACAGAGGAGCGTGAACACCTTGAAGGGATGATCAGAACGGGTCGGCAAGCCGCCTACAGACTGCTGAAGGCGCGGATTTTGCTGAAGGCGGATGTGTCCTCTGATGGCCCGGGATGGGAAGATGCGCGCATTGCCGAGGCATTAGAGACCAGTCTCTCGACTGTTTTCCGCACCCGGCGCCAACTTGTGGAGGAAGGGCTTGAGGCGACTTTAGCGCGCAAAGTTCCAGCGTCGCTTTCACAACCTCGGATCTTCGATGGGCAAGCCGAGGCCAAGCTGATCGCGCTTGCCTGTTCCGAACCACCCGAAGGATATACGCACTGGACACTCAGGTTGTTGGAAAAGCGGGTTGTCGAACTGGGCATTGTTGAGCAGGCCAGTGATACCACAATCCAACGCACGCTTAAAAAAACGCGCTCAAACCGCACCGGAACCGGTACTGGGTAATCCCACCCAAAGCCAACGCTGGTTTCGTGGCGGCCATGGAGAATGTGCTGGACGTCTACACCCGTCCACACGATCAAAACCGTCCGCTGGTTTGTCTGGACGAGACCAGCAAACAATTGACCCGTGAGACCCGCACACCCATTCCCATGCAGCCAGGGCGCGAGGCGCGCCATGACTACGAATATGAACGCGCAGGTGTCGCCAGCCTGTTCATGTTATTCGCTCCTCTGGAGGGCTGGCGCCACGTCGAGATACGCGATCGACGCACTGCCATCGATTATGCCCATATCCTGCGCGATCTGGCTGATCTCCACTTTCCCTATGCCGAAAAGATCGATCTCGTGCAGGATAATCTGAACACCCACAACCCTGCATCGCTGTACGAGGCTTTCCCGCCTGCCCAAGCGCGCCGCATCGCACAACGGTTCGAATGGCACTACACGCCAAAACATGGGTCTTGGCTCAACATCGCTGAATGTGAACTCAGCGTCCTCGCTCGCCAATGTCTGGCCCGGCGCATCCCGGACAAAACTATGCTGAAGGCCGAAGTCGATGCATGGACAACAAATCGCAACTCCCAACGCGCCAAAACCAACTGGCAGTTCACAACTCAAGACGCGCGCACAAAGCTTATCCGGCTTTATCCGCAAATCGAGTGAATCGCAGGACTAGTTGAGTGGCAGAGTGATGAGTGGCAAGTCAGTGCATATCCATGCGCGGCTTGTAGCAAGTCTGCGAATGTGCTCTCTGAAAAAAAGGAACGGTAGAATGAGAATGTATCCGATGTTTGCGAGTGCTGCCTTGGCAGGTCTTATGACAACAGGCGCGATGGCGGGCGATTTTTCGAAATCAGGCCCCGGCATGCAAGAGCCAGTAGTCTCGACTCCTGCAGCCCCTCCTGCGCCTGCGCGCTTTAACTGGACTGGTGGCTATGCCGGTGCAGCATTGGGCTATGGCAATATGTCGTTCAGCGACGGCTTCGATGACAGAAGCAACGCGGCAGGTGGCCTGTTTGCTGGCTACCGTCAGGATATGGGCAATTTTGTTCTGGGCGGCGAAGCACTGCTTGCACCAGCAACATTTGGCACCCTGACATTGCCAGGTGCCAATGGAGATGAAATCAAGGCTGGCGGTTCGTTGCTGTTTACAGCAGGCGTGCCCATCTCTGCTGACGCGCGCACATTGGCTTATGCCGGTGTTGGCCCGTCGATGCTGCGCTCAAGCGGGAGCGCAGGGTCCGAGAATTCGTTTGGTGGCACCGGTGCGATCGGTATCGACCACATGCTTACGGACTCGATCATGGTTCGTGGTTCGGTAAACTACACGGTCATCAACAATGTTGGCCAAGACGATATTAACACCCGGACACTGGGCGCTGGCGTTGGCCTTGGCTTCAAATTCTAAGGCAGTTTTCGCGGTAATCAAAACCGCGATATGCTGATAGGCTAGTATTGATAAACGGCCTCGGAAATTACCGGGGCCGTTTGCATTTCCTCACCGGTCTGGTGTCGCCGGTTCTGCGTCAGTCATCCGCGCCAAGTTTTGGCGCAGGACTGTGTTGCAGGTCCGGATGTGCAGAAAAGTTGAATGGCGAGCGCACGCCTTTCATGCCCTGCATGTCCAGTTCCAGCCCACGTGCAATCACCTGCGGGTCCGCAAATACCTCGGCCATGTCATTTATCGGGCCAGCAGGCACGCCTTGTGATTCACAGGCTGTCAGCAGCGCGTCTTTCGCCCAGTTCTGGGTTTTCTCGCAAATCAGATCAGACAATTCAGTCCCACGGCTGACCCGCTTGGCGTTGTTCTGGTAGTCAGGGTGTTCTGCCAGCGCCTCCAGCCCCAGCAGGTTGCACAGGCGCTGATATTGCGCGTCATTGCCTGTGGCGATGATGATATGTCCATCGCAACAGGGCACGACCTGATAGGGTGCCAGATTGGGGTGAAAATTACCCAGCCGCGTCGGGGCTGTGCCCGTGGCCAGATAGTTCATAGCCTGATTGGCCATAATCGCAACTGCACTGTCCATCAGCGCTAGATCAATATGCTGGCCCAGCCCTGTGCGCGTGCGCTCGTGCAGGGCCGCCAGAATTGCCGTGCTGGCATAAATTCCGGTGATGATGTCGGTGACCGCAACGCCCACCTTATGCGGCATCCCTTCGGCGGGTCCGGTGACCGACATCAGGCCAGACATGCCTTGAATGATATAGTCATAGCCGGCGCGGTGCGCGTATGGTCCGGTCTGGCC comes from the Roseinatronobacter monicus genome and includes:
- a CDS encoding CaiB/BaiF CoA transferase family protein translates to MSGPLAGIRVIELARILAGPWAGQTLADLGAEVIKVEAPEGDDTRRWGPPFIDRGDTQEAAYFHATNRGKASVTADFRTPEGQQKTRELVAGADVLIENFKVGGLAKYGLDYASLSALNPGLIYCSITGFGQTGPYAHRAGYDYIIQGMSGLMSVTGPAEGMPHKVGVAVTDIITGIYASTAILAALHERTRTGLGQHIDLALMDSAVAIMANQAMNYLATGTAPTRLGNFHPNLAPYQVVPCCDGHIIIATGNDAQYQRLCNLLGLEALAEHPDYQNNAKRVSRGTELSDLICEKTQNWAKDALLTACESQGVPAGPINDMAEVFADPQVIARGLELDMQGMKGVRSPFNFSAHPDLQHSPAPKLGADD
- a CDS encoding outer membrane beta-barrel protein; amino-acid sequence: MSGRVMSGKSVHIHARLVASLRMCSLKKRNGRMRMYPMFASAALAGLMTTGAMAGDFSKSGPGMQEPVVSTPAAPPAPARFNWTGGYAGAALGYGNMSFSDGFDDRSNAAGGLFAGYRQDMGNFVLGGEALLAPATFGTLTLPGANGDEIKAGGSLLFTAGVPISADARTLAYAGVGPSMLRSSGSAGSENSFGGTGAIGIDHMLTDSIMVRGSVNYTVINNVGQDDINTRTLGAGVGLGFKF